Proteins encoded in a region of the Clostridium butyricum genome:
- a CDS encoding DUF6514 family protein → MNIADEYVCNRKEDNMEFNYSYRLIKSDYRGTPVYGIEIERKDYIGIKNINIERDKVTMISFEKDKAEDILKKLYQNQLSPIHLVDIIGCYADEFSYEADYRNYSEKIN, encoded by the coding sequence ATGAATATTGCAGATGAATATGTATGTAATAGAAAAGAGGATAACATGGAATTCAATTACAGTTACAGACTAATTAAGTCAGATTATAGAGGAACACCAGTATATGGAATCGAAATAGAGAGAAAGGATTATATAGGGATAAAAAATATTAATATCGAAAGAGATAAGGTGACTATGATTTCATTTGAAAAGGATAAAGCAGAAGATATACTTAAAAAACTTTATCAAAATCAACTATCGCCCATACATTTAGTTGACATAATAGGATGTTATGCTGACGAATTTTCATATGAAGCGGATTATAGAAATTATAGTGAAAAAATTAACTAA
- the dltB gene encoding D-alanyl-lipoteichoic acid biosynthesis protein DltB, with protein sequence MSLEQYGSYFYLYILLILLIPAVILGIRGKLIRPYGIFFSAVMIVIIMGWKVDTVFGYLIKGDFINALKSSQIQIFLFLIFLLGETILIKVYFEIRKATENKYIYFSALIMCMFPVILLKISPLTDIGAIGFIGLSYVNFKAIQMIIEIYDGSITDLKIIDLVYFIVFVPTLSCGPIDRYRRFTQDSKYVIGRDNYINEYISKGIEHILKGILYKFCIAALISTLWMNKIPKDVNLLNSINYMYAYSLFLFFDFAGYSAFAIGTSYFLGIKTPENFNMPFLSKSMKEFWNRWHISLSKWFGDYIYSRFVLNSMRKKRFKSRIYASHAGQLITMFIMGVWHGLTPYYIIYGLYQGVALILTDIYERRSKFYKKHKKEKWFQYMQVVITFNVVCFGLLIFSGYLFGK encoded by the coding sequence ATGTCGTTAGAACAATATGGAAGTTATTTTTATTTATATATATTATTAATACTTTTAATACCAGCAGTTATTTTAGGTATTAGAGGTAAATTAATAAGGCCTTATGGGATATTCTTTTCAGCAGTAATGATAGTAATAATTATGGGATGGAAAGTTGACACTGTGTTTGGTTATCTTATAAAGGGAGATTTTATTAATGCATTAAAATCTTCTCAAATACAAATATTCTTATTTCTTATATTTTTATTAGGAGAAACTATATTAATAAAAGTATATTTTGAAATAAGAAAGGCTACAGAAAACAAGTATATATATTTTTCAGCTTTAATAATGTGTATGTTCCCTGTAATACTTTTAAAAATATCGCCATTAACTGATATTGGTGCTATTGGATTTATAGGACTTTCATATGTTAATTTTAAGGCAATACAGATGATTATTGAAATATATGATGGAAGTATAACGGATCTTAAGATTATTGATTTAGTATATTTCATAGTTTTTGTTCCTACATTGAGTTGTGGTCCAATAGATAGATACAGGAGATTTACTCAGGATTCAAAATATGTTATTGGCAGAGACAATTATATTAATGAATATATTTCTAAAGGAATAGAACATATTTTAAAAGGGATTTTATATAAATTCTGTATAGCGGCATTGATAAGTACTTTATGGATGAATAAGATACCAAAGGATGTAAATCTATTAAATTCTATAAATTATATGTATGCTTATAGTTTATTCTTATTTTTTGATTTTGCAGGATATAGTGCCTTTGCAATTGGTACGAGTTATTTTCTAGGAATAAAGACACCAGAGAATTTTAATATGCCGTTTTTAAGTAAAAGTATGAAAGAATTTTGGAATAGATGGCATATTTCATTGTCAAAGTGGTTTGGAGATTACATTTATTCTAGGTTTGTTTTAAATAGTATGAGAAAAAAAAGATTTAAAAGTAGAATATATGCTTCACATGCTGGACAATTAATTACAATGTTTATAATGGGAGTTTGGCATGGATTAACTCCATATTATATTATTTATGGTTTATATCAGGGCGTAGCGTTGATATTAACAGATATATATGAGAGAAGATCGAAGTTTTATAAAAAACATAAAAAAGAAAAATGGTTTCAATATATGCAGGTAGTAATAACCTTTAATGTAGTATGTTTTGGATTATTAATTTTCTCGGGATATTTGTTTGGTAAATAG
- a CDS encoding single-stranded DNA-binding protein, which produces MNKIILLGRLIKDPELKQNENGDKLYTRFVIAVQRNFKLPDGTREADFITVVVWGKKAEIICKHTQKGSLITVSGRLRTGSYEDKDGIKRYIAEVVAEDFKFISTKKEVQNEVEESC; this is translated from the coding sequence ATGAACAAAATAATATTATTAGGACGCTTAATAAAGGATCCAGAGTTGAAACAGAATGAAAATGGAGATAAATTATATACCCGTTTTGTAATAGCTGTTCAAAGAAACTTTAAATTACCTGATGGTACAAGAGAAGCTGATTTTATAACAGTTGTCGTATGGGGTAAAAAGGCTGAAATTATATGTAAGCATACGCAAAAAGGAAGCCTTATAACTGTAAGTGGAAGACTAAGAACAGGAAGTTATGAAGATAAGGATGGAATCAAAAGATATATAGCAGAAGTAGTTGCAGAAGATTTTAAATTTATAAGTACTAAAAAAGAAGTACAAAATGAAGTTGAAGAAAGCTGTTAG
- a CDS encoding YihY/virulence factor BrkB family protein has translation MSNFKFSIRRQINLLIHLIVKIKKDDVFALSSQLAYYLILSFFPFMIFLITLIGFSHLSSVEVLDNLNAILPTSIVDLTKSIIAEVVDNQHTGLLGVSVLLMIWTSSSAFRAVIKGVNKAYGFKENRSFIKRSIISMIGIILLAVIILLALAMLVFGNVIGAYIISRIPFYKIIIFLWNMFRYAFVFIVMIFIFALMYMFAPAKRLKLKEVVPGSVFSTMGWIGVSFGFSFYINNFGNYSRFYGSLGAVFILMTWLFLISMIFILGVEINCVMSQIKYKSVNNEY, from the coding sequence ATGAGCAATTTTAAATTTAGTATAAGACGTCAAATAAACTTATTAATACATCTTATTGTGAAGATAAAGAAGGATGACGTTTTTGCATTATCATCTCAGCTTGCATATTATTTAATATTATCATTTTTTCCATTCATGATATTTTTGATAACACTTATAGGCTTTAGTCACTTAAGTTCTGTAGAGGTATTAGATAATTTAAATGCAATTCTTCCTACAAGTATTGTTGATTTAACTAAATCAATTATTGCTGAGGTTGTTGATAATCAGCATACAGGATTATTAGGAGTATCAGTTTTGTTAATGATATGGACTTCTTCTTCAGCATTTAGAGCTGTAATTAAAGGTGTTAATAAGGCATATGGCTTTAAAGAAAACAGATCCTTTATTAAAAGGTCAATAATTTCTATGATAGGGATAATATTACTTGCAGTAATAATATTGCTTGCATTAGCAATGCTTGTTTTTGGAAATGTAATAGGAGCTTATATAATAAGCAGAATACCTTTTTATAAAATAATAATATTTTTGTGGAATATGTTTAGATATGCTTTTGTATTTATTGTAATGATATTTATATTTGCATTGATGTACATGTTTGCACCGGCAAAAAGATTAAAGTTGAAAGAAGTGGTTCCAGGTTCAGTGTTTAGTACTATGGGATGGATTGGAGTATCTTTTGGATTTTCTTTTTATATCAATAATTTTGGGAATTATTCTAGATTTTATGGAAGCCTTGGAGCTGTTTTTATTTTAATGACATGGTTATTTTTAATATCAATGATATTTATTCTAGGAGTAGAAATAAATTGTGTTATGAGTCAAATAAAATATAAATCTGTAAATAACGAATATTAG